The genomic DNA ACGCCCAACAACAGTTCCTAGAGACACTTATAAAAATATTAAAGATACTGGTGTTTTTACCATCAATCATATTTACGAAGATATTATTGAAGACGCACATCATACTTCTGCAAAATATCCAAAAAATATTTCTGAATTTGATGTAACTAATTTAGAAGCAGAATACAAAGGTGATTTTAAAGCTCCATTTGTAAAAGATTCGCCTGTACAAATGAGTATGAGGTTTGTAGAAGAAGTGTACGTTTCTTCTAATGATGTAATGCTAATTGTTGCAGAAATTCAAGAATTATATATTCATGATGAATTACTACAAGAAGATGGATTGATTAATTTGTCTAAAGGAAATATCGCAACAATTAATGGTCTAGATACATATGCTATTCCAAAATTTAAAAAACAATTGTCTTACCAAAGGCCAAAAACATAGAAAGGTGTATGAAAATTCTTGTAACAGGAGCAACAGGTTATATTGGTAAAAGGTTAATTCCGCTATTATTAAATGACGGACATACAATTGTTTGCCCTGTTAGAGACAAAGGAAGAGCACAAAACTATTATAAAAACCAGGAAAATATCGAATTAATAGAGGCAGATTTCTTAAATGAGCTTACCTTAAATACCATTCCAAAAGATATAGATGCCG from Polaribacter sp. ALD11 includes the following:
- a CDS encoding flavin reductase family protein, giving the protein MAFFTFKQIQDLEKIYKINLINSCSGFKSANLLGSISEEGIANVAVFSSVTHLGSNPPTLGFILRPTTVPRDTYKNIKDTGVFTINHIYEDIIEDAHHTSAKYPKNISEFDVTNLEAEYKGDFKAPFVKDSPVQMSMRFVEEVYVSSNDVMLIVAEIQELYIHDELLQEDGLINLSKGNIATINGLDTYAIPKFKKQLSYQRPKT